The proteins below are encoded in one region of Triticum aestivum cultivar Chinese Spring chromosome 1B, IWGSC CS RefSeq v2.1, whole genome shotgun sequence:
- the LOC123142196 gene encoding uncharacterized protein yields MRTRVSSRSRVPPPRACTASTRRRPAEASFTLARRRRVDRLLRRQPRKQADPGEDRVSALPDDLLLLVLRRLDTRAALGAGLLSKRWAGLPRELPALDLRVSDVLPPRYRRWLLRYRDIFSSGTFALYRHRLGHHEFVPSMTRYERRAMRAFTSSVEGLLGSRARRRVSSLRLEFFITGNTGCVNRLISQAMDAWGVDDLEVIARPTFRQQTVHAFPSHGLCSSPRLSRLQNLKLGGCVIPHLLHEYHALTRLVLQDVAESPPAAYEGVFDSCPQLQVVHLKSCLCGGRDMVMVVDAPSSQIRELVVDKCEIGSIWLRDLPNLERLASLGTRLFFESTAFPCLRQWSLARCHGVDLDGFRQRFRQHLELDLFLGHTPDITDLIIRFTGPDRWIVPSISPSVLLPNLRRLLVADVPSSWDVSWPRLLFEMAPSLESFHIHIASCMEEPSPNEEISWWPTKFRQHRLKEFVMAGFEATERQIYLIKFVMAVCTALRHVSMFKNGHAQDKGHWEWEMVTQQHSWTEEDKDDTLNQIMGTASSTAAPVQLVLG; encoded by the coding sequence ATGCGGACTCGCGTATCCAGTCGCAGCCGCGTCCCACCACCACGCGCCTGCACCGCATCTACTCGTCGTCGCCCGGCCGAAGCGAGCTTCACCCTGGCCAGGAGGCGTCGCGTGGACCGTCTCCTGCGCCGGCAGCCGCGGAAGCAGGCAGATCCCGGCGAGGACCGTGTCAGCGCCCTCCccgatgacctcctcctcctcgtcctgcgTCGCCTCGACACCCGCGCGGCGCTCGGCGCCGGGCTGCTCTCCAAGCGCTGGGCTGGCCTCCCCCGCGAGCTCCCCGCCCTCGACCTCAGGGTCAGCGACGTACTCCCGCCGCGCTACCGGCGGTGGCTCCTCCGCTACCGTGACATCTTCAGCAGCGGAACCTTTGCGCTGTACAGGCATCGCCTCGGGCATCACGAGTTCGTGCCCAGCATGACGAGGTACGAGCGCCGCGCCATGCGCGCCTTCACCAGCTCCGTCGAGGGTCTCCTGGGCTCCCGAGCTCGCCGGAGGGTCAGCAGCCTCAGGCTCGAGTTCTTCATCACGGGCAACACCGGCTGCGTCAACCGGCTGATTTCCCAGGCCATGGATGCTTGGGGTGTCGACGACCTCGAGGTCATCGCCCGGCCGACATTCCGGCAGCAGACCGTGCACGCCTTCCCTAGCCATGGCCTCTGCTCCTCGCCCCGGTTGTCACGcctgcaaaacctcaagcttgggggcTGTGTCATCCCGCATCTGCTGCATGAGTACCACGCGCTCACTAGGCTCGTCCTGCAAGACGTTGCCGAGTCACCTCCGGCCGCCTACGAGGGCGTCTTCGACTCGTGCCCGCAGCTGCAGGTGGTGCACCTCAAGTCCTGTCTCTGCGGCGGCAGGGACATGGTCATGGTTGTGGATGCCCCCAGCTCGCAGATCAGGGAGTTGGTTGTGGACAAGTGTGAAATAGGATCAATATGGTTGAGGGATCTTCCCAATCTGGAGCGTCTGGCCTCCCTGGGCACACGACTGTTCTTCGAGTCCACTGCATTCCCATGCCTAAGGCAATGGAGCCTCGCCCGCTGCCACGGTGTCGACTTGGATGGGTTTCGACAACGCTTTCGGCAGCACCTGGAGCTTGACTTGTTTCTTGGACACACCCCGGACATTACCGACCTGATCATCCGGTTCACGGGGCCCGACAGATGGATCGTGCCATCTATCTCACCATCCGTTTTGTTACCTAACCTGAGGCGGCTGTTGGTCGCCGATGTGCCTTCGTCCTGGGACGTCTCTTGGCCCCGTCTTCTCTTTGAGATGGCGCCTTCCCTCGAGAGTTTTCACATCCACATTGCCTCTTGCATGGAGGAGCCCAGTCCCAATGAAGAAATATCCTGGTGGCCGACAAAGTTTCGGCAGCATCGCTTGAAGGAGTTTGTGATGGCTGGTTTTGAGGCAACAGAGAGGCAGATTTACCTTATCAAGTTTGTCATGGCCGTATGCACGGCGTTGCGTCATGTCAGCATGTTCAAGAATGGGCATGCTCAGGACAAGGGGCACTGGGAATGGGAGATGGTGACACAGCAACACTCATGGACTGAGGAGGACAAGGACGACACGCTCAATCAGATTATGGGCACGGCATCTTCAACAGCAGCTCCGGTTCAACTGGTTTTAGGCTGA